Below is a genomic region from Glaciihabitans sp. INWT7.
CCGCCGGCCCGTTCATGCCGTTGGGGCGCAGCATCATGCGCATCATGGTGTTCGCCATGTCCGCGGAGTTCTGGCACATCGCCGCACACATCGCCATCTCCGGCGACATGGCCATCGAGCCGGCGCACATCGTGCAGGCCTGCTCGCAGGCCGAGCAGGCTTCGATGCATTCCTGCATCGCCTCCATGTCCATTCCCTTCATGGCGTCGGAGTGCATTTCCATCATCTGCATCGCGGTGTTCGACATCGACTTCAGTCCAGCCTGGGCTGACTCGCGTCGGAGGGTCCGGCGGTGCCGAGTATCGGCCCGATCGCCTCCAACCTACGCCTCAGGTTGTCGCGCTGTCTGTCCCTCCCCGGCCGTCGATTGACCGGAGCGGACGCCAGGAGTGCACCCCAGACAAGTCGGCTTCGGGCGTCGTAGGCTCGAGGTATGCCCACTCGTGCCGAATTCACACCCCCCGCCGGTTCCGTCCTGATGTTCTCCACCACCTGGTGCGGCTACTGCCGCAACCTCAAAGGCCAGCTCGAACGGGCCGGTGTTCCCTACACCGAGGTGAACATCGAAGAGGTCGACGGAACGGCTGAGCTCGTCGCCGAAGTGAACGGTGGCAACCAGACGGTGCCGACCCTCATCTTCCCCGACGGATCGACAGCAACGAATCCCTCGCTCGCGACAGTGCAGGCTCGCCTGATGGATGCGGCCTCCGCGGGTCGATGAGCTTTCTCTCCGACGAGTCCCGGCGTGCCCTCGATTCGCTGGAGACAGCGGCGGAGCCCCTCGATCGTCTTCGCGCGGTGCGGCAGGCGGCTCTCGCGCTCGAGCGGGATCCCGCGCAGCTGCAGGCGGTGCGGGACTCTCTCGACTCCGGCGAGACCTGGGACCGGGTGGCGGATGCCGCGGGCCTCGGAGTCGCGGCCGCCAAGTGGCGCTGGCAGGGCACCGACGAGCAGATCGCCGAGCGACTGGCCGCCGGGCGCAAGCGCTCCGCACGCCCGAGCAGCGTGCCGACGGGACTTGTCGGCGAGTCCGTGGCCGACGCCGCTCGCCTCCTCGGTGTGACGGCGCAGGCGGTATACCTGCGCATCAGCCGCGGAACCCTCACCGCGACCACCGTGACCCTCGACGACGGACGGTCCTATAAGCGGGTGCTGCTGTGATGGCACGGGCCCGGACCATCCTCCTCACTGGCTTCGACCCTTTCGACGGCTCAGCGTCGAACAGCGCCGGTGATGCCGTCGCACTCGTCGCGTCGCGATGGAGCTCGCCGATCCGGTTGGTCACCGCGGTGCTGCCGGTGGCCTTCGCCGCCGCGCCGCGGCAGCTCGACCGTCTCATCGCCGATCACCGCCCAGAGCTCGTGATTGCCACCGGCCTCGCCAATGGGCGTGCCGCCATCACCCCGGAGCGACTCGCGATCAACCTGGCGGACGCCCGGATTCCCGACAACGCCGGTGCTCAGCCGCTCGACGAACCAATAGACGACGGCGGGCCCACGGCATACTTCAGCGGACTGCCGGTGAAGGCGATAGTCGCGCGACTTTCCGCCGAGGGGATTCCCGCGGCCCTCTCGCAGACCGCAGGAACTTTCGTCTGCAACGCCGTCATGTACAGCCTGATGCGCACGGTCGCGGGCACCGACATCCGTGCCGGTTTCATCCACGTGCCGTGCTCGCCAGAACTCGCGGTGGGAACATCGCAGCCGAGTGCGACGATCGAGACCATCGCGCGGGCGCTGGAACTCGCGATAGAGGTCTGCTTGCAACCGGAGTCCCTCGAACGGATCAGGGGAGGCGCGGAGAGCTGATCCGGAATGCCGGGTGGTCGGAGGCCGACACGGTACGCAGGTCGGCGCCGAACTCGAAGGTGGCCTTCACGAAACGACCGGCGAGGGCATCGTGCACCCAGAACCGTGCGTCGTCCCACATCCGCCCGGTCGAGATGTCGGCGACCGGAAACCACTCCGGCACCAGTTCGTCGGACTCCCGGGCATCGCCACGCCACTCCCTGCACACGAACACCCACGACTGTTGACTCCAGGCCGGCTTGAACGGGAAGGGGTAGGTCAGTTCGCCGACGAGTTCGACTTGGCCGAGTTCGATCGACGTCTCCTCGGCGACCTCTCGCCTGATCGCCCGCTCGGGAGTCTCCCCCGGTTCGATCTTTCCGCCGGGCCCGACGAGATTGCCCATACCCAGCCCGAATTTCTTGCGGCCGAGCAGCACCTCCTCGCCCTGTGCTCCCTGTCGAAGCAGATAGCAGACGCAGACCTCCGGCAGTGGCATCCGGCAAGCATAAGCGCCGCGGAAAAGCTGATCACCGGCACCGTCGCGCGCAGGTGCGGCCAAGACCACGGGAGGGACAGGTTCGAACGCGGAGTAGGCGACCTCAGCAGCGAGCCATTATGGTGAATCCGTGACGAAGATGTCTGTTGTCGATTCCCCGGTGCGCGCCGAAGCTCCTGGCCTGCGTCGAATATTCGGCTTCCTGCGCCTCGCCGTCGGCTTGCTCGTGCTCGCCGCCCTCGTCACCCAGGTCACCGCGGACCTGCTCCACGACTCGTTCAAGCCCGGCGAGTACTTCAGCTACTTCACCATCGAGTCCAGCATGATGAACGTCGTGGTGCTGCTGGTCGGGGGCAGCCTCGCTCTTCGTCTTCCCCGGGACACCGAGCTGTTCACCAGCGTGCGAGTCGCCATCCTCTCTTACGCGGTGATCACCGGACTGGTCTACAACGTGCTGCTGCGCAACATCCCGGGCGATGGCAGCTACGAACCGCCCCGCTGGTGCAACGAGGTGATGCACGTCTGGGTGCCCATCTTCATCCTGCTCGACTGGCTGCTGGCCCCGGGGCGCGCACGAGTGCCGTGGAAGCGACTCTGGCTCGTCATCTCCTACCCCCTCGCGTGGCTCGCCTTCACCATGATCCGAGGCGCGATCACCGGCTGGTATCCCTACCCGTTCCTCGAGCCGGCCGGACCCGGCGGCATCCCGAGCCTCCTCGTCTACGTCGTCGGGATCGCCGCATTCATTGTGGCGGTGGCGTCGGCCGCCATCGGTTTTGCGCGCCTCACGGCACGGGCCGACCGCGCCGCGCCCTGAGACGCTCGTCGGTCGCCTCCGGGTCTTCCGAGTACAG
It encodes:
- a CDS encoding 8-oxo-dGTP diphosphatase — translated: MPLPEVCVCYLLRQGAQGEEVLLGRKKFGLGMGNLVGPGGKIEPGETPERAIRREVAEETSIELGQVELVGELTYPFPFKPAWSQQSWVFVCREWRGDARESDELVPEWFPVADISTGRMWDDARFWVHDALAGRFVKATFEFGADLRTVSASDHPAFRISSPRLP
- the pcp gene encoding pyroglutamyl-peptidase I, which gives rise to MARARTILLTGFDPFDGSASNSAGDAVALVASRWSSPIRLVTAVLPVAFAAAPRQLDRLIADHRPELVIATGLANGRAAITPERLAINLADARIPDNAGAQPLDEPIDDGGPTAYFSGLPVKAIVARLSAEGIPAALSQTAGTFVCNAVMYSLMRTVAGTDIRAGFIHVPCSPELAVGTSQPSATIETIARALELAIEVCLQPESLERIRGGAES
- a CDS encoding Pr6Pr family membrane protein — its product is MSVVDSPVRAEAPGLRRIFGFLRLAVGLLVLAALVTQVTADLLHDSFKPGEYFSYFTIESSMMNVVVLLVGGSLALRLPRDTELFTSVRVAILSYAVITGLVYNVLLRNIPGDGSYEPPRWCNEVMHVWVPIFILLDWLLAPGRARVPWKRLWLVISYPLAWLAFTMIRGAITGWYPYPFLEPAGPGGIPSLLVYVVGIAAFIVAVASAAIGFARLTARADRAAP
- a CDS encoding mycoredoxin, which translates into the protein MPTRAEFTPPAGSVLMFSTTWCGYCRNLKGQLERAGVPYTEVNIEEVDGTAELVAEVNGGNQTVPTLIFPDGSTATNPSLATVQARLMDAASAGR